Proteins co-encoded in one Ictalurus punctatus breed USDA103 chromosome 18, Coco_2.0, whole genome shotgun sequence genomic window:
- the ca4c gene encoding carbonic anhydrase IV c isoform X2, producing the protein MPSLQVLFCPECQTEFVAIAVMWSTLLGLCLLLAPCFHSEPSQWDKDFPVCGGQNQSPINIVTHKAKHDPRLTPIIFEGYTQTLNITVQNLGNTAVFALPPSLLIRGGDLPATYKAIQLHLHWGVDDGPGSEHTVDGEQYPMELHIVHIKEQYTTLKEAMNDIEGVAGLAFFYQVSTEENQKFNQVIQALGRIPYDGNTSIVPEFRMTDILPSLEKLSSYYRYSGSLTTPGCNEAILWTIFQESFTISQQQLVNVTKQMWFKKGKPMIDNFRPVQKLNGRIVYKSMACSCTSSEPVILCLFLLCIFGLIEGIFT; encoded by the exons atGCCATCCTTACAGGTGCTCTTCTGTCCCGAATGCCAGACTGAGTTTGTTGCTATTGCAGTCATGTGGTCCACGCTCCTTGGGTTATGTCTTCTGCTTGCTCCATGTTTCCACTCTG AGCCCAGTCAGTGGGACAAAGACTTTCCAGTTTGTGGAGGCCAGAACCAGTCACCCATTAACATTGTGACACACAAGGCGAAGCATGACCCCCGTCTAACCCCGATCATCTTCGAAGGTTACACACAAACTCTGAACATCACTGTGCAGAACCTTGGAAATACTG CTGTGTTTGCACTACCTCCATCTTTGCTGATCCGAGGTGGGGATCTGCCTGCCACCTACAAGGCCATCCAGCTGCATCTACACTGGGGAGTGGATGATGGGCCAGGCTCAGAACACACTGTAGATGGGGAACAGTATCCCATGGAA CTCCATATTGTTCATATAAAAGAGCAGTACACAACCCTGAAGGAAGCCATGAATGATATAGAAGGGGTAGCAGGTCTTGCCTTCTTCTATCAG GTGTCCACAGAAGAAAACCAGAAATTCAATCAAGTGATTCAGGCTTTGGGAAGAATTCCATATGATG ggaacaccagtaTTGTCCCAGAATTCCGGATGACTGATATCTTGCCTTCGTTGGAGAAGCTTTCCAGTTATTACCGTTACTCAGGTTCACTGACCACGCCAGGCTGCAATGAGGCCATCCTCTGGACCATCTTCCAGGAGTCTTTTACCATCAGCCAACAACAG TTGGTGAACGTAACAAAGCAGATGTGGTTCAAGAAGGGAAAGCCCATGATTGACAACTTCCGCCCAGTGCAGAAGCTAAATGGGCGCATAGTGTACAAATCCATGGCATGTTCCTGTACATCGTCAGAACCAGTAATTCTGTGTCTGTTTCTCCTCTGTATATTTGGGCTCATAGAGGGTATATTCacataa
- the ca4c gene encoding carbonic anhydrase IV c isoform X1, which yields MPSLQVLFCPECQTEFVAIAVMWSTLLGLCLLLAPCFHSVQWCYQSQYSCEDQCREPSQWDKDFPVCGGQNQSPINIVTHKAKHDPRLTPIIFEGYTQTLNITVQNLGNTAVFALPPSLLIRGGDLPATYKAIQLHLHWGVDDGPGSEHTVDGEQYPMELHIVHIKEQYTTLKEAMNDIEGVAGLAFFYQVSTEENQKFNQVIQALGRIPYDGNTSIVPEFRMTDILPSLEKLSSYYRYSGSLTTPGCNEAILWTIFQESFTISQQQLVNVTKQMWFKKGKPMIDNFRPVQKLNGRIVYKSMACSCTSSEPVILCLFLLCIFGLIEGIFT from the exons atGCCATCCTTACAGGTGCTCTTCTGTCCCGAATGCCAGACTGAGTTTGTTGCTATTGCAGTCATGTGGTCCACGCTCCTTGGGTTATGTCTTCTGCTTGCTCCATGTTTCCACTCTG TTCAGTGGTGCTATCAGAGCCAGTACTCATGCGAGGACCAGTGCAGAG AGCCCAGTCAGTGGGACAAAGACTTTCCAGTTTGTGGAGGCCAGAACCAGTCACCCATTAACATTGTGACACACAAGGCGAAGCATGACCCCCGTCTAACCCCGATCATCTTCGAAGGTTACACACAAACTCTGAACATCACTGTGCAGAACCTTGGAAATACTG CTGTGTTTGCACTACCTCCATCTTTGCTGATCCGAGGTGGGGATCTGCCTGCCACCTACAAGGCCATCCAGCTGCATCTACACTGGGGAGTGGATGATGGGCCAGGCTCAGAACACACTGTAGATGGGGAACAGTATCCCATGGAA CTCCATATTGTTCATATAAAAGAGCAGTACACAACCCTGAAGGAAGCCATGAATGATATAGAAGGGGTAGCAGGTCTTGCCTTCTTCTATCAG GTGTCCACAGAAGAAAACCAGAAATTCAATCAAGTGATTCAGGCTTTGGGAAGAATTCCATATGATG ggaacaccagtaTTGTCCCAGAATTCCGGATGACTGATATCTTGCCTTCGTTGGAGAAGCTTTCCAGTTATTACCGTTACTCAGGTTCACTGACCACGCCAGGCTGCAATGAGGCCATCCTCTGGACCATCTTCCAGGAGTCTTTTACCATCAGCCAACAACAG TTGGTGAACGTAACAAAGCAGATGTGGTTCAAGAAGGGAAAGCCCATGATTGACAACTTCCGCCCAGTGCAGAAGCTAAATGGGCGCATAGTGTACAAATCCATGGCATGTTCCTGTACATCGTCAGAACCAGTAATTCTGTGTCTGTTTCTCCTCTGTATATTTGGGCTCATAGAGGGTATATTCacataa
- the rpl23a gene encoding 60S ribosomal protein L23a, which produces MAPKAKKEVVPVKTEAKSKALKAKKAVLKGVHSHRKKKVRTSPTFRRPKTLRLRRQPKYPRKSAPRRNKLDHYAIIKFPLTTESAMKKIEDNNTLVFIVDVKANKHQIKHAVKKLYDIDVAKVNTLIRPDGEKKAYVRLAPDYDALDVANKIGII; this is translated from the exons ATGGCCCCGAAGGCGAAGAAGGAAG TTGTCCCAGTCAAGACCGAGGCCAAGTCGAAGGCTCTGAAGGCCAAGAAGGCTGTGCTGAAGGGAGTGCACAGCCACAGGAAGAAGAAGGTCAGGACCAGCCCTACTTTCCGAAGACCCAAGACTCTGCGTCTGAGGAGGCAGCCCAAGTACCCCAGGAAGAGTGCACCACGCAGGAACAA GTTGGACCATTATGCAATCATTAAGTTCCCCCTGACCACCGAGTCAGCCATGAAGAAGATCGAGGACAACAACACTCTGGTCTTCATTGTTGACGTCAAAGCCAACAAGCACCAGATCAAGCACGCCGTCAAGAAACTGTACGACATCGATGTGGCCAAAGTCAACACGCTCATCAG GCCCGACGGTGAAAAGAAGGCATACGTTCGTCTGGCACCAGATTACGATGCACTGGATGTTGCCAACAAA ATTGGCATCATCTAA
- the tlcd1 gene encoding TLC domain-containing protein 1 has protein sequence MDGWLNEVQRRPVLYVFCSSLAFRLLQTLLKFLPRPHIVSRDPWKSYKWKNLSVSLVHSLLTGTWAIFCVFQYPVMVYELYSSFTPVSYLLVVVSTGYFIQDAVDIIVSGYARESWEFLLHHGMVIWTFLYAVLTSHYVAGAVVALFVEVNSVFLHSRLMFKMAEVAKDSHLYTINKFLNVSTYISFRLGAQFYLTWYILVNYSWLDHAGYFLASMMLMNIMILVYFYRLLRADFFSKRSQSNGIRKFAQD, from the exons ATGGATGGCTGGTTGAACGAGGTGCAGCGTCGGCCCGTCCTCTATGTATTCTGCAGTTCACTGGCCTTCAGGCTGCTCCAAACACTGCTGAAGTTTCTGCCCAGACCCCACATTGTTAGTCGTGATCCATGGAAGAGCTATAAATGGAAGAATCTCTCTGTGTCACTCGTCCACTCGCTCCTGACGGGCACCTGGGCCATTTTCTG TGTTTTTCAGTATCCAGTGATGGTATATGAGTTATACTCGTCCTTCACTCCTGTCTCATATCTGCTTGTCGTCGTCTCAACAG gGTATTTCATCCAGGATGCTGTAGACATCATCGTTAGTGGGTATGCACGAGAATCATGGGAGTTTCTGCTTCATCATGGGATG GTGATATGGACTTTCCTGTATGCTGTTCTCACGAGTCACTATGTGGCCGGCGCTGTGGTGGCTCTGTTTGTCGAAGTGAACAGTGTATTTCTGCATTCACGGCTCATGTTCAAAATGGCAGAAGTGGCCAAAGACTCGCACCTCTACACCATTAACAAATTTCTCAATGTCTCAACGTACATCAGCTTTCGTCTGGGGGCGCAGTTCTACCTGACGTGGTATATACTGGTTAACTACTCTTGGTTGGATCATGCTGGGTATTTCCTGGCATCTATGATGCTCATGAACATCATGATCCTTGTTTATTTCTACCGTCTACTGCGAGCAGATTTCTTCTCAAAGCGCAGCCAATCAAACGGCATCCGCAAATTTGCCCAGGACTAA
- the asl gene encoding argininosuccinate lyase yields the protein MAASEGNKLWGGRFVGSTDPIMEKFNASISYDQRMWDADIRGSKAYVKALHKAKLVTQEELVHIQGGLDQVLGEWSSGTFQIKPGDEDIHTANERRLKELIGEAAGKLHTGRSRNDQVVTDMRLWLRDAITTLKGNTIQLITTMVERAAIEINILFPGYTHMQRAQPIRWSHWILSHAVALSRDVEQLEEIRKRVNVLPLGSGAIAGNPFNIDRELLRKELNFDGISINSMDATGQRDFVAEFLFWGSMCLMHLSKMAEDLILYSTKEFSFIKLSDAYSTGSSLMPQKKNADSLELIRSKAGRVFGRCAGFMMVLKGLPSTYNKDLQEDKEAMFDTYDSLHAVLQVATGVMSTLEVNQKAMEAALSPDMLATDLAYYLVRKGMPFREAHSCSGKAVYQAESKGVPLNKLTVEDLHTASPLFDSDVSSVWDYTSSVEQYSALGGTARSSVTAQIEHMRAWLKVHSV from the exons GGAAACAAGTTGTGGGGCGGTAGATTTGTAGGAAGCACTGATCCCATCATGGAGAAGTTCAACGCATCAATCTCATACGATCAACGCATGTGGGATGCAGACATCAGAGGCAGTAAAGCCTACGTAAAGGCGTTGCACAAAGCCAAGCTGGTCACTCAGGAGGAATTGGTTCATATTCAGGGCGGCCTTGATCAG GTTTTGGGTGAATGGTCCAGTGGTACATTCCAGATCAAGCCAGGAGATGAGGATATTCACACAGCCAATGAGCGTAGACTAAAG GAACTGATCGGAGAGGCAGCTGGAAAGCTTCATACTGGCAGGAGCAGGAATGATCAA GTTGTGACAGATATGAGGCTGTGGTTGCGGGATGCTATCACCACTCTGAAGGGAAACACCATCCAACTTATAACTACCATGGTGGAAAGGGCAGCCAT AGAAATCAACATCCTTTTTCCTGGATACACTCACATGCAGAGAGCGCAACCAATCAGATGGAGCCACTGGATTCTCAG TCACGCAGTGGCACTGAGCAGAGACGTGGAGCAGCTGGAGGAAATCAGGAAGCGGGTCAACGTTTTGCCTTTGGGAAG TGGAGCCATTGCTGGGAACCCCTTCAATATTGATAGGGAACTTCTTCGGAaag AACTCAACTTTGACGGGATCAGCATCAACAGTATGGATGCAACCGGACAGAGAGATTTCGTCG CTGAGTTCCTCTTCTGGGGATCGATGTGTCTCATGCACCTCAGTAAGATGGCAGAGGATCTGATCCTGTACAGCACCAAAGAATTCTCCTTTATCAAGTTATCCGATGCATACAG CACAGGAAGCAGTCTGATGCCGCAGAAGAAGAATGCTGACAGTCTGGAGCTCATCCGCAGCAAAGCAGGACGAGTGTTCGGCAGA TGTGCAGGTTTTATGATGGTACTCAAAGGCCTCCCCAGCACATACAACAAAGATCTACAG gaGGATAAAGAGGCCATGTTTGACACCTATGATTCATTGCATGCTGTACTGCAGGTGGCTACAGGTGTCATGTCTACACTGGAG GTCAATCAGAAAGCTATGGAGGCAGCACTCAGTCCGGACATGCTGGCCACTGATCTGGCCTATTACCTTGTCAGGAAAGGA ATGCCTTTTAGGGAAGCTCATAGCTGCTCCGGAAAAGCTGTCTATCAAGCTGAGTCTAAAGGTGTCCCACTAAACAAGCTTACTGTGGAAGACCTCCATACTGCCAG TCCTCTGTTTGACAGTGACGTGTCCTCAGTGTGGGACTACACAAGCAGTGTGGAGCAGTACAGCGCCCTGGGTGGCACAGCACGGAGTAGTGTTACGGCACAGATAGAACACATGAGAGCCTGGCTGAAGGTGCACAGTGTATAA